In Plodia interpunctella isolate USDA-ARS_2022_Savannah chromosome 1, ilPloInte3.2, whole genome shotgun sequence, one DNA window encodes the following:
- the LOC128670472 gene encoding CDK5 and ABL1 enzyme substrate 2 isoform X1, with translation MSSNRNKYEKARRRLAAVTFLSNISLDGSFKDTELVKISDKSAKSEKSDLVIKSDSKDIVVRNNVQNKNKVPQSSPVHRLGTDNQSLSSDSEHTNITPVKGHVFRDRCPSVNTESFKEKHSSRIKKNHIITAEDKSSSESLNFGRFRSSSICIPENPLQNEVRVVRATKGVAFRDERLALVPPQGVPCVIFSTIPYSKTIRSARADLRKDGVRRRNTSGPRPLSAITDNGVDPFDLLGLEREETGQDISYSKLLVPSRVCTREQYRKMYEGDFSDKSSWKLSNRHPHVIARTKLLTRHKDKKWCFSYESSQRTNVASSPPHSSVEIKSFDWDEGSILAQKYVQYCPNVLDDPELIAGKHRTLLTFTSYMTSIIDYVRPQDLKKELNDKFREKFPHIKLTLSKLRSLKKEMRKIAKHDSGGVDLLSVAQAYVYFEKLILANLINKDNRKLCAGACLLLSAKLNDVKGEMLKALIERIETTFRVNRKDLMKCEFAVLVALEFGLHVPPYEVFPHYQRLLHDS, from the exons atgtcGAGTAACCGTAACAAGTATGAAAAAGCGCGAAGAAGACTGGCCgctgttacatttttatccaATATATCTCTCGACGGCTCCTTCAAAGATACGGAATTAGTAAAGATTAGTGATAAATCTGCTAAATCTGAGAAATCCGATTTAGTAATCAAATCTGATAGCAAAGATATTGTTGTGCGTAAtaatgttcaaaataaaaacaaggtTCCACAGTCTAGTCCTGTGCATCGTCTAGGAACTGATAATCAATCGTTGAGTTCAGACTCTGAGCACACTAACATTACTCCAGTGAAAGGACATGTCTTCAGAGATAG GTGCCCATCTGTTAATACAGAGTCCTTTAAGGAGAAACATTCAtctcgaataaaaaaaaatcacattataaCTGCTGAAGATAAAAGTAGTTCAGAAAGCTTGAATTTCG gTCGCTTCCGTTCAAGCAGTATCTGCATTCCTGAAAATCCATTGCAAAATGAGGTGCGAGTTGTTCGTGCAACAAAAGGAGTGGCCTTTAGAGATGAGAGACTTGCATTGGTCCCACCACAAGGAGTACCTTGTGTTATATTTAGCACTATACCATATTCAAAGACTATTCGCAGTGCTCg TGCTGATCTTAGAAAAGATGGGGTTAGAAGACGTAACACTTCAGGACCAAGGCCATTATCTGCTATTACAGACAATGGGGTGGATCCTTTTGATTTACTTGGTTTAGAAAGGGAAGAGACAGGGCAAGATATATCATACTCTAAGTTATTAGTCCCGTCACGTGTTTGTACCAGGGAGcaatatagaaaaatgtatgaagGAGATTTCAGTGACAAGTCGAGCTGGAAGTTGTCAAATCGTCATCCACATGTTATTGCcag gaCTAAATTATTGACGCGGCACAAGGATAAgaaatg gtgttTCTCGTACGAGTCGTCCCAAAGAACGAATGTAGCATCTTCTCCGCCACACTCGTCCGTAGAAATCAAATCGTTCGATTGGGATGAAGGATCTATACTAGCACAGAAATAT GTACAATACTGCCCTAACGTCCTCGATGATCCGGAGTTGATTGCCGGGAAACACAGGACATTGCTTACATTCACATCGTACATGACCTCCATCATTGACTACGTACGGCCTCAGGATCTCAAAAAAGAATTGAACGACAAATTCCGAGAGAAGTTTCCTCACATCAAACTTACGCTTAGCAAGTTACGAag TCTCAAGAAAGAAATGCGGAAAATAGCCAAACATGATAGCGGAGGTGTTGACCTACTTTCGGTCGCTCAAGCGTACGTCTACTTCGAAAAGCTAATCCTGGCCAATTTGATCAATAAAGATAATAGGAAGCTTTGCGCCGGCGCATGTTTGTTATTGTCGGCCAAACTGAACGACGTCAAGGGAGAAATGTTGAAAGCTCTTATTGAG CGCATCGAAACAACATTCAGAGTGAACAGGAAAGATTTGATGAAGTGTGAGTTCGCGGTGTTAGTGGCCTTGGAGTTTGGCCTTCACGTGCCCCCGTACGAGGTGTTCCCGCACTACCAGCGGCTGCTGCACGACTCGTGA
- the LOC128670472 gene encoding CDK5 and ABL1 enzyme substrate 2 isoform X2 has translation MSSNRNKYEKARRRLAAVTFLSNISLDGSFKDTELVKISDKSAKSEKSDLVIKSDSKDIVVRNNVQNKNKVPQSSPVHRLGTDNQSLSSDSEHTNITPVKGHVFRDRCPSVNTESFKEKHSSRIKKNHIITAEDKSSSESLNFGRFRSSSICIPENPLQNEVRVVRATKGVAFRDERLALVPPQGVPCVIFSTIPYSKTIRSARADLRKDGVRRRNTSGPRPLSAITDNGVDPFDLLGLEREETGQDISYSKLLVPSRVCTREQYRKMYEGDFSDKSSWKLSNRHPHVIARCFSYESSQRTNVASSPPHSSVEIKSFDWDEGSILAQKYVQYCPNVLDDPELIAGKHRTLLTFTSYMTSIIDYVRPQDLKKELNDKFREKFPHIKLTLSKLRSLKKEMRKIAKHDSGGVDLLSVAQAYVYFEKLILANLINKDNRKLCAGACLLLSAKLNDVKGEMLKALIERIETTFRVNRKDLMKCEFAVLVALEFGLHVPPYEVFPHYQRLLHDS, from the exons atgtcGAGTAACCGTAACAAGTATGAAAAAGCGCGAAGAAGACTGGCCgctgttacatttttatccaATATATCTCTCGACGGCTCCTTCAAAGATACGGAATTAGTAAAGATTAGTGATAAATCTGCTAAATCTGAGAAATCCGATTTAGTAATCAAATCTGATAGCAAAGATATTGTTGTGCGTAAtaatgttcaaaataaaaacaaggtTCCACAGTCTAGTCCTGTGCATCGTCTAGGAACTGATAATCAATCGTTGAGTTCAGACTCTGAGCACACTAACATTACTCCAGTGAAAGGACATGTCTTCAGAGATAG GTGCCCATCTGTTAATACAGAGTCCTTTAAGGAGAAACATTCAtctcgaataaaaaaaaatcacattataaCTGCTGAAGATAAAAGTAGTTCAGAAAGCTTGAATTTCG gTCGCTTCCGTTCAAGCAGTATCTGCATTCCTGAAAATCCATTGCAAAATGAGGTGCGAGTTGTTCGTGCAACAAAAGGAGTGGCCTTTAGAGATGAGAGACTTGCATTGGTCCCACCACAAGGAGTACCTTGTGTTATATTTAGCACTATACCATATTCAAAGACTATTCGCAGTGCTCg TGCTGATCTTAGAAAAGATGGGGTTAGAAGACGTAACACTTCAGGACCAAGGCCATTATCTGCTATTACAGACAATGGGGTGGATCCTTTTGATTTACTTGGTTTAGAAAGGGAAGAGACAGGGCAAGATATATCATACTCTAAGTTATTAGTCCCGTCACGTGTTTGTACCAGGGAGcaatatagaaaaatgtatgaagGAGATTTCAGTGACAAGTCGAGCTGGAAGTTGTCAAATCGTCATCCACATGTTATTGCcag gtgttTCTCGTACGAGTCGTCCCAAAGAACGAATGTAGCATCTTCTCCGCCACACTCGTCCGTAGAAATCAAATCGTTCGATTGGGATGAAGGATCTATACTAGCACAGAAATAT GTACAATACTGCCCTAACGTCCTCGATGATCCGGAGTTGATTGCCGGGAAACACAGGACATTGCTTACATTCACATCGTACATGACCTCCATCATTGACTACGTACGGCCTCAGGATCTCAAAAAAGAATTGAACGACAAATTCCGAGAGAAGTTTCCTCACATCAAACTTACGCTTAGCAAGTTACGAag TCTCAAGAAAGAAATGCGGAAAATAGCCAAACATGATAGCGGAGGTGTTGACCTACTTTCGGTCGCTCAAGCGTACGTCTACTTCGAAAAGCTAATCCTGGCCAATTTGATCAATAAAGATAATAGGAAGCTTTGCGCCGGCGCATGTTTGTTATTGTCGGCCAAACTGAACGACGTCAAGGGAGAAATGTTGAAAGCTCTTATTGAG CGCATCGAAACAACATTCAGAGTGAACAGGAAAGATTTGATGAAGTGTGAGTTCGCGGTGTTAGTGGCCTTGGAGTTTGGCCTTCACGTGCCCCCGTACGAGGTGTTCCCGCACTACCAGCGGCTGCTGCACGACTCGTGA